The nucleotide window CAGACCTCATCTTTGCCGGTCGATTCGACTTCCCGTCTGCTTCCGTCCCCGAATCTTATGGTGCCGTCGAAATAGACGCCTTCCTTGAGAGGAATCGGGCGCCAGTCGCTTTTTATGAGCTCGGCATGGAGCCATTCGGCGAGGTCCTCGGCGTTGGATATGGTCGCGGACAGGGCGATTATCTGGAGGTCTTTGTTCCTGCGCATGAGTTTGGTCAGGGCGACCTCCAAGGTCGGGCCTCTTCCAGGGTCGTGAATCATGTGGATCTCATCCGCGATTACCAAACCGACGTCGCGGATCCATTCGCTGCCATGGCGGATCATCGAATCCGCTTTTTCGGAGGTCGCGACCACCACGTTGGCTTCTGAGATGCCTCTGTCTTCGGCGTCCAGGTCGCCCGAGCTGAGATGGACTTTCACCCCCAAATCGGAGAATCTATCGAAATCGTCCTTTTTCTCCGATGCAAGCGCCTTCAGAGGCACTATGTACAGGACTTTGCTTCCGCGGGTTATCGTTTTCAGCGCCGGAATGTACCCGATGAGGGATTTCCCGCTGGCGGTTGGTATAGCGGCTACGACGCTTTTCCCCTCCAACGCCACCGGAATGGCCTCCGCCTGAGGGGGATGCAATTCCAGGAAGCCTTCGGCCTTCAGCGCTTCAGCGATGCGCTCGGGGATGTCCAATTCGTCGACCCGCATATGCTCTTCCATATGTCCAGTTCGATAATAACATGGCGGTCCTTATTTCTGACATAGGGTATCTTTAATTATAATCCCAATATAGCCCAAGCATGAAACAATGGGTCTGGGCGTTTCTGGCTATCTCGGCAGCGATGCTTCTCGCGCTATCCGTCCAGTCCGCGGACTCGGAAGGCGCGAGCGACGATTACGTATCGCAGCTGGATGCGAATTCGTCGGCGGTATACGCGGAAATCTCAAATCTATCGGGAAGCGTGGATGCCACCCAGACAATCTCAGCGGAATTCCCGAATGTAGTCCTTTTCCTGAGCGAAGAGGAAGCGAAAGGATACGCCGCCTCCGAAGCCAACGATGCGGCCGCTGCCGTCTATCTGAGCGATCCCTTTTGCATATGGCTTTGGGACCTCCCAGTGAAAGGAATAGAGGTCGAGTCTGAAATAGCGTCGGTGACTTTGACCGGGGATCCCACGACTTATTACGCCGTCAGATCGGTGTCGTTCCAGATTTCAGTGCAGGAAAAATACGCCGATTCAGTGCAGAAGACATTGGATTCCGTCAAAGATGCCCTCAAAACCTATTCGGGGAGCGATTCGTCCAAAGCGAAATCGATTGCCAAGGATCTTTCCGGCATATCCAAGAAGGATGATGAGGAGGGGGAGATCAGCGATCTTTACGATGCGCTCGTGAAAAGGTCGTCGTCTTCCGCCGGAATCGCCGCCGCATTCACGTATGTCGCTTCGAACAACGGTTTGGAAGCGGTCACCGTCAAAGGCATGTTCTACGGCGATTCCTCGGACGGGAAGGTCGCCTATTGGAACGAGTGCGTCGCAGACGAGAAATGGTATGCAGTGGACGTTATCAACGGGTTGACCATGGTCGGAAGCGCCACGCCCGCATCGGGCTCGGCTTTCGCGTCCGTATATTATGAAGATCTGGATCTCAAAGATCCGAACGGGCTGGTTCCGCCCAGCTTGGAAAGGGAAGGCTATCCATATCCAGACGATACGCCTTTTTATAAGAAATACGGTCCAGTATTGACGATGGCAGTGATTTCCGCGATAGTCGTGCTCGCTCTGTTCGTCGGAGTGAGGCAAGGGAATTTCTGAGAGGAAATAAAGAAATCTTTTTATAAAAGAACAAACTGTTCAAATGGGGTCATTGAAATATGAAAGAGAAAGACGTTGAGAGGTCAAAGATTTCCGTCGAGGAGTGGGCGGAACAGCAGACCTTCGATACCACGGCCGACATAAGGATCCCCGATTCCATGACGGATCGCGTGATCGGACAGGACGATGCCGTGGAAGTCATGCGGAAGGCGGCCTCTCAGAAAAGGCATGTGATGCTCATAGGCGAGCCTGGGACGGGGAAATCCATGCTCGCTAACTCCATGGTCGAAAGCCTTTCTTCCGAGGATCTCCAAGATATAGTCGCTTACAACAATCCTGAGGATAACAATGAGCCCAGGATCAGGGTATTCCCCGCCGGTAAGGGCAAGACGCTTGTCGCTGAGCAGAAAGCCGCCGCGGCCGCCAGGAAGAACCAGTCCAACACGATGTGGGTCTATGCCTGCATGGCGCTGATAATACTCGGTCTGGTGGGTTCTTTCATATTCAACAATTTCATGATCGCGCTGGCGGCGATGCTGGGCGCATTCATCATAATAATGCTGTTCAGGACCCCTATGCAGACGAAGAACGAGGATGCACTTGTTCCCAAGCTTCTTGTCGGCCATGACGCCGGAGAGATGCCGCCGTTCGTGGATGCCACAGGTACCCATGCCGGAGCTTTATTGGGCGATGTCAGGCACGATCCTTTCCAATCAGGCGGCCTTGAGACCCCGTCCCACAGCAGGATAGAGGCTGGAGCCATCCACAAAGCCAACAAGGGTGTCCTGTACATCGATGAGATCAACGTCCTCAAGATGGAATCCCAGCAGGCTCTCCTCACTGCCATGCAGGAGAAGCAGATGAGCATTACCGGACAGTCCGAGAGGTCTTCCGGCGCTCTCGTCAAATCCGAGCCTGTGCCATGCGATTTCATCCTCGTCTGCGCAGGCAACTTGGATGCGATCAAAGGGATGCACCCCGCCCTGAGATCGAGGATCAGAGGTTACGGTTACGAGGTGTACATGCGCAGCACCATGCACGACACCGACGAGAACCGTCTCAACATAGCGCGTTTCGTGGCCCAGGAAGTCAAGAAAGATGGCAAGATCCCCCATTTCGACAGATTTGCCGTGGCTGAGATCGTCAGGGAGGCCCAGCGCCGTTCCGGAAGGAAAGGAGAGCTCACCCTCAGGATGAGAGAGCTCGGAGGTCTCGTCCGTGTGGCCGGGGATATCGCATATCAGAGAGGTTCCCCCTCTGTGACCATGGGCGATGTCGTAGCCGCGCGCAGATCCGCCCGCAGCATCGAGCAGCAGATCGCAGACAGATATATCGAGAACAGCGCCGCTTATTCCATGTTCAAGACGTCCGGCAGCGAGATTGGAATGATCAACGGCCTTGCCGCGCTCAACGCCAGCTCCAACATGGCCGAATACTCGGGAATCGTTCTCCCCATCGTCGCAGAGGTATCGCCTTCCCAAGTCCGCAAGGGAGGCCGCATCATCGCAACCGGTCAGCTGGGCACCATCGCCAAAGAAGCCGTCGACAACATCTCGGCGGTCATCAAGAAATACACGATGACCAGCCTCTCCGATAGCGACATCCATCTCCAATACATCGGAACTTATGACGGAGTCGAGGGAGACAGCGCTTCCATCACGATGGCTACGGTCATAATCTCTGCGCTGGAGAGGATACCGATCCGCCAGGATCTGGCGATGACCGGTTCCCTGAGCGTCAGAGGAATGGTCCTGCCCGTGGGCGGAGTCACAGCCAAATTGGAGGCTGCGGCCGCTTCCGGAATCAAAATCGCGCTCATACCCAAGGACAACGCCAAGGACGTCATGGTCGAGAGCAGATTCTACAAGACCATGGACATATACACCGTCGAAACCCTCAGAGACGTCTTCGAGTATGCTTTCGTGGATTGCCCTATGAAGCAGCAGTACCTCGACAAGCTCCTTCCGCTCAACGAAAGCGGCGGGTCCACGGTCAAGAGAATCGAGCCTCCCGTGGAATACGTCTACCACAACCCTCCTCCCGAGGCTCCCGCCCAGAAGAAGCCTC belongs to Candidatus Methanomethylophilaceae archaeon and includes:
- the lonB gene encoding ATP-dependent protease LonB translates to MKEKDVERSKISVEEWAEQQTFDTTADIRIPDSMTDRVIGQDDAVEVMRKAASQKRHVMLIGEPGTGKSMLANSMVESLSSEDLQDIVAYNNPEDNNEPRIRVFPAGKGKTLVAEQKAAAAARKNQSNTMWVYACMALIILGLVGSFIFNNFMIALAAMLGAFIIIMLFRTPMQTKNEDALVPKLLVGHDAGEMPPFVDATGTHAGALLGDVRHDPFQSGGLETPSHSRIEAGAIHKANKGVLYIDEINVLKMESQQALLTAMQEKQMSITGQSERSSGALVKSEPVPCDFILVCAGNLDAIKGMHPALRSRIRGYGYEVYMRSTMHDTDENRLNIARFVAQEVKKDGKIPHFDRFAVAEIVREAQRRSGRKGELTLRMRELGGLVRVAGDIAYQRGSPSVTMGDVVAARRSARSIEQQIADRYIENSAAYSMFKTSGSEIGMINGLAALNASSNMAEYSGIVLPIVAEVSPSQVRKGGRIIATGQLGTIAKEAVDNISAVIKKYTMTSLSDSDIHLQYIGTYDGVEGDSASITMATVIISALERIPIRQDLAMTGSLSVRGMVLPVGGVTAKLEAAAASGIKIALIPKDNAKDVMVESRFYKTMDIYTVETLRDVFEYAFVDCPMKQQYLDKLLPLNESGGSTVKRIEPPVEYVYHNPPPEAPAQKKPPEEPPIPEPVSKSAPSPSAPPSGYTSAGNIEDDLGKGTKDPLKPFRG